From the genome of Triticum aestivum cultivar Chinese Spring chromosome 1A, IWGSC CS RefSeq v2.1, whole genome shotgun sequence:
CGCATGGCAGGCTCTAAGCACGCGGTTGTAGCTCGAAGGCGGCGGTGGTGCGATGAGACGGGGTGACGGAGCAACGTCGAGACATGGCGTGAAGCACTTGGATGTCGTGATAGGGGAGGATGTGGTGGCGTAAGGTGATCAGGGAGCGACTACACGCTGAACAACACGGAGGACGCATGGGGCCGGTGCCAAAGGGATGGTCACGTTGTCACCGGCGTTGGGAGAACTAGGTTTGGCGTGAAAGTTTATTGGCGCCAGCAATCCCAATTTTAAagtgttttatattttttttctctctccttcaactagtATAAAGGCTCCTTCATATGTCTTTTTTAAAAATTTAGGGATACAAGGGTGCTTAGGCAATCTGTTAGAGTGCTATCTTTTTTGGCAAAAATGTTAAGAGTGTTTTGTTACCCTCGAGCCTTTATATTGGCAATtagtccctccgttcctttatataagatgtatttatttttttaataaaatttcaTAATGTAAGATGCATTTCTTCCAATTCCTTAAAAATCTGTTTTTAGCCCTCTAGTAAAAAAGAAAGTGTCTTTTCCCCGATGCATGTATCTCTTTTTGTAAAGGGATAAAAGATCTCTCTCCTGATTGTGCATATATCTTACTTTCCTAgcttaaatgatttatttgacactAATAAATGATTTAGCTAGGGTTAATTTTGTCCTAACTTGTGTATAATTATATGCCTTGGTCACTGTGCTGAAAattatacaccttacataaaggaatggaTTGAGTACTATGTTAGAGGGTGCGTGCTTTCAAGAATCTAGAGTTTTTTTTTTCTCTAGAGAATTTCGATCTATGCATAATCAATTATGGCAGTGCATACAACACTAGCGGTAAAGAAAATTACAGCCAGATATGTGGACCTGCTATGCTCTTGCTGTTTCTTGGATCGTGATGGCTGGATTTACTGGAACAAGAATGTTGGAGGGTGCGTGCTTTCGGGGATCTAGGGTTGTTCTTACTTTTTTTTTGGTTATTGATGGAACAAGAATGTTGGAGGGTACATAGAAATCGTCGCGAGCCTGGAGCAAAGCAACCAGACATGCCGTAAAAAATAAGGACCAGTCTCACCGTAGGGAGAGGGTCTACACCGGTGCACCCCGGGTCCCCGAGTTACGGAGGGAGAGAGGACAGGACCCAAAGGCTCCGTCCGGACCACTTGATCCTTTGCGTGGGTCCCTCCGCCTCAGGCGCAAGAATCTTTCCTTCCCAAGCCTCCGCGCGCGTGGGCCAGTTCTTTTCAgcgattctcccagaatcgcccCCCTCCACAGCTTCTTTCAGAATCGTCactttatatttattttttataatTCTATCTAGTTAAGGTCTGATTAGTTAGGATTGTAAAAAAACATATGGAGTggtgattctgggagaagctgggaaGAGGGGTGATTCTGATAAaatcgcccaaaagaactggccctaaatcGAATCCGAATCGCGGACCCGAGCGTTGCGGTGTCGCACTGCCGTCTTCTGCCCGTCCGGCATGCCCAAGCCCATGCGTCATACGGCGTCGACCTCGATAGTTCAGTCAGTTCGGGCGTGTTTGGTTCCAGTTTGCAACAGTAGTTGCATTTCATGTTCATCTTCAGCTAGTCTGGTTCTGGAAAAACAGCAACATATGCGATTTTTGTAAATTGTTTGGTTGCCTTCTTATAGTATTCCTGCATTAGATAATGCACAAATGCACTTTATTTGGTTGCCAGCATTAGCCCAAGCGGCACATGAATacggtgtttggttgcccgcatgtgATATGATTAAGAactagcacttgcacttagcacacagggttaagagctagcagagggaggggagaagaaatgcagtgtgcATCAGACAATGGCGACTGCGGTGGCTAGTGGCCGTGGCGCCGTGTCCGACATGGCAAGCATGGAGTCGTGGACGAGCGACCCCGTCGACGGCACGGCGAGCGACACCGGGGCGAACTAGTCACGGTGCTCGCGCAAAGCCAGTCGACagaggaggagaatgcagtgctcgCACCATGGTATCGTCAGTGCAGTGAACGAGGGAGGAGGCTAAGATGATCGACGCCGgaaacgactctagtgtagtagggcgagagagaggaggtcAAGATGATCGACCTTGTCGACGACGCGGCGAACTGCAGTGTGCACGGAGGCAGAGGACACAAGAAAACAGTGTGTGCGCCATTGCAGTGTCAATACAGTAGGAGGACAACAGAGAGTATGCCGAGATGAGCGACACCGgaaacgactctagtgtagtaggacgtgGGCAAAGAGATCAAGGGGAAGGGCGTCGGCGTCGAGGGGGGCGAATAGGAGGGCTCTGAGCAGAGGACAGAGGAGCTCGATATGGCGGCGTTAGTGCAATAGACTGTTGTTTAAAGAGAGATGAAGCTATGATCGTCGAAACCAAAAACTTACAACACGAATGTGGTGAGGAACTATGAGATTAGACTGCTGGTCAAAGAAAGTTGTGGGCAATGAatttgacaaaattctttcataatAGCTTCAAACGAGAACACGAAATAAAGTACCTCCGACTGACCAAACTACGAACCGATCGCTTGAATGGAACCATAGCATCGAAATGCATTTTTTTCGTGTAGAGCTTATCTCAAATCGAAGCACCGTTGTGTAGGTCAAAGAGACAAGGAGGAAAGGAGATTAGAGAGAAGTTTACCGGAGGTTCAAGAAGACTTCACCTAATCACCTCGCATCCCTCGCGTCTCCGCTTGTGCAAGGGCCCGCTCGCCTGCGCTCACCTCCGCTTGGCTCGCAAGAAACTGCCGATGTGAACGTTTCCAGCGTGCCAGGCCCAAAGATGCTTTAAAAAATGTGCGATGTAGGTCTAACAATGCATACAGACAACCAAGCAGGCTGGATTCTTTTCGTACGGGCTTAATTAAGATGTATGCAGGCAATCAAACACGTCCTTCCTGTCACCGACAAACCCCACTCGCAGCCCAGGCCGATATGTAATCTCATCCCGCCATACTAAACAATCTTATCTGAACCTCTCGCTTTAcctcaaagaaaaaaaaaagacctGAACCTCTTGCTCCTCCCAGCACCCTTGCACGATACGGTACGGTACGGAGGAGAAACACAAACAAACATTCCAACCGAACTCCCATCCAATCCAACCACGATCGCGCTCGAGCTGGTTCGTTTACGATCGCAATCGCCTCCTAATTACGTTATCTTCCAGCATCCCCCGCCGACCGTGCCCAGCCCATTATTCCTCTTATTCCTTTGCTTTCCCCCGCGGTCTCAGTCCGGTCCCTTTCCCCCTTCCAAACAGGCCAAAGCTGCCTTCGATAACGAACTTGCCCACCGCCCCCGGGCGCACGGCGAGACCCAATCCCTGTCCATCGCCGTCCATCAACATGGCATCCGCAGGATTTGGGTATGGATATTACGTGCCCATATCTGCACCCATCTCAAAAAAATTCACCCATACCCGTACCTGTACCCACGCACCGGGTTTCAAACTGTTCCCGTATGCGTACCCGTGGGTAAAAACTACCCAGCTAGGTGTGTATGTTTGAGCATTTACATTTTCGTATTTTGACACATATTGACAGCATCTCAACACATACATACAATATTCCATCACATATACCCATCTAGGAGATCAGGAGAAGGAGCAGGCCGGAGGCGGCTGGTTGCTTTCATGCACGCAGCGGCGGTGGCTTGGCGGCAGCACGGCGCCGACCGCCTAGCGTTAGCAAGTGGGCGCGATTTGATGGTGTGTGTGAGGTTCAACCGCCTAGGGTTAGCAAGTGGGTGCGATTTGATAGTGTGTATGAGGTGCAAGGGGGTGGGGCGCAATTTTGGATCCGGAATTTGGAGGGGGCGGGGCGTGGTTGGGTCCAGTGGCAGCTTAGGCTTTTTTTATCTAAGTCAATGACACATGAGACCTATTTGATATGGTTATTATTATACGGGTTTGAGGGTTTGCATGTATGGGTATTGCCTTCCCATACCCGTACCCGCCTAACCCATTAGGTATGATTTTTCTCATTTAAAAACCCATAGGTGTTTTAATTTCTCATATCCTTATTCTATTAGGGTTTTTATATCTGTCGGGTTCGCAGGTAGCGGGTACTCGTTGCCATGTTGAGCCGTCCATCGCCACCACCTCCCTGTGTACCCGCTCGTGGGGTGGGCCCGGTGCTGACCCGGCCCCACGAACCCGGAACCCaccgagagaaagaaagaaaagctaGCCGACCCGCCCCACCGCCCACGCTATTTACCACCTCGTTCTACGCGCGGCGACACAGACGAGAGCAGAGAGAGCCAGACTAGTCCGAGCGCGCGCGAGAGAGGTATGAAGGGGGGagaggcgccggcgccggcggcgacggtggtggtgGGGGAGGAGCACTGCGAGGCGGAGGACAGGGAGCTGACGGTGCGCAAGACCACGCTCTTCTCCCCGGGGGACGGGCTGGAGGCCTACGACCACCGCACGGGCGCGCTGGCCTTCCGCCTCGAGACGTACGGCCGGGGAGGCGCCTGcggcgggggcgcggcggcgggggacCTGGCGCTGCTGGGCGCCGCGGGGGACCCCGTGCTCACCGTCCGCAGGCGCCGCCCCAGCCTGCACCACCGCTGGGACGGCTTCCTGGGCGACGGGGGGGCCGCGGGCGGCGCCAAGCCGCTCTTCTCCGCGCGCCGCTCCTCCATCCTCGGCGCCGGGGCCGGGGTCCTCGTCGACCTCCTCGCCCCCGCCCACTCCCCCGCCGCCAAGGAGTTCCGCGTCGACGGGTCCTTCCCCAGGCGGTGCTGCCGCGTGGTGGCGGTGGCCTCctcgggcggcgcgggcgaggtggaggagggggaggaccaGGAGACGGTGGTGGCGGAGGTGCGCAGGAAGGTGGACGAGGGCGCGCACGTGGTGCTCGGCCGCGACGTGTTCGTGCTGTGGGTGCGCGCCGGCTTCGACGCCGCCTTCGCCATGGGGATCGTGCTCGTGCTCGGCCGCATCACCGGGGACGAGCTCGACGGCGCCCTCGGCGAGGAGCTGCTCCTCGAGGCCACCTCGCCGGTGTAGTGGTAGCCACTAGGCTCCCCGTGGTTGCCTGGTCCTCTGTCCCCCTCCATTGGTCTGCGCAGGCAGGCAGGGTGGGTGATGCGCATCTCGCGGACGGACTCCTGGCTGGCATTGTTGCCTGGCAAGCAAAGCTTGGATTGGATCGAGCTTGTAGCTTTGAGTGAACATGGACAAGATCTCCACTGCACTGCACTGTTTGAATATTACATTAGTTTTGATATAATTATAAAAGTACTATCTGGAATTGTTAAACAGGGTGTTATGAAAGTCTTCTATACCTACTGAAGATTCGGATCCATCGCTCATGACTACTGCAATTAAGCGATATATCTGGTGCAAAGCGTAACCGCGCGCGCTGAATTTACTCTAATGtggtaaaattttcaaaaaattgaCTGCAATTCATCCTAAAACGATGCTATAAACCAGAGCCGACTGCATTGTCTTCTATCTCGATTGCCTCGTATAATATTGGTGATCCACCTGAGCTACCTCACCACGAGGTGTGCGTATTTGGAAATTCAGAGTCAGCAAGTTGGAAACTGGGAACAACGTGGTGTGGCAGTGAAGAGAAGGCGGTGCTTTCAGACTGAGAAATTAAGCGATGTTCAGAGATCCCCTCTACCTACAAAAGATTCGGGTTTGGTCATGCGACTGGTTCCAATAGCTCATGAGTCATGACTTGTGTAAATTAAGAGGTACTCTACTAGTACAAGCTAAATTACCACTAGTGATAGCAAATTTACTTCTGTGTAGTACTACTAAATTGCAAGGTCAAGTTTTCAGAAAAGAAGATTATCATGAAACATTGGCATAAACCGAAGCCGAGTGCACCATTTTCAGTCTCGATTGCCTCGTATAATTTTTTTGGACTACCTTGCTACGATGCGTATACATTTTCAAAATTCAGGGTCAGCAAATTGCAAACTGGAGACCAGTTTATGTGGCGGTGAAGCGAAGCTGGTGCTTTCAGGCCGAGAAATTAAACGTGCAACCTCTCCTGTGGACGGCGATCAACTTGGAAAAATAGGACAATCGTCACAATATCTCTTTCCCTTTCGGCGCGAGCAGTGCACCGGTG
Proteins encoded in this window:
- the LOC123062080 gene encoding protein LURP-one-related 5, producing MKGGEAPAPAATVVVGEEHCEAEDRELTVRKTTLFSPGDGLEAYDHRTGALAFRLETYGRGGACGGGAAAGDLALLGAAGDPVLTVRRRRPSLHHRWDGFLGDGGAAGGAKPLFSARRSSILGAGAGVLVDLLAPAHSPAAKEFRVDGSFPRRCCRVVAVASSGGAGEVEEGEDQETVVAEVRRKVDEGAHVVLGRDVFVLWVRAGFDAAFAMGIVLVLGRITGDELDGALGEELLLEATSPV